Proteins found in one Acidobacteriota bacterium genomic segment:
- a CDS encoding pathogenicity locus: MKDELQLLPGVGPSIANDLRSLGVRSVRDLGRRDPERLYRLLCVQTDERQDPCVLYTFRCAVYAARTKGPDPALLKWWAWKDKKLSPGRRATSRPLSRPRAGSGG; encoded by the coding sequence ATGAAAGACGAACTCCAGCTCCTGCCAGGTGTCGGTCCCAGCATTGCGAACGACCTTCGTTCCCTGGGCGTGAGATCTGTGCGCGATCTTGGCCGCCGCGACCCTGAGCGGTTGTACCGCTTGCTCTGTGTCCAGACTGACGAGCGCCAGGATCCCTGCGTGCTCTATACGTTCCGTTGCGCCGTGTATGCGGCCCGCACCAAGGGGCCTGACCCCGCGCTGCTCAAATGGTGGGCCTGGAAGGACAAGAAGCTCAGTCCGGGGCGACGCGCGACTTCCCGACCCTTGTCACGCCCACGCGCGGGCAGCGGGGGCTAA